One window of Treponema denticola genomic DNA carries:
- a CDS encoding methyl-accepting chemotaxis protein, which produces MKNKKHFSIRKKLLIVFGLLIMLGGVIQGSISWYTFRKAMIRDAEERLTDKAADIAALVESVIDVDFEYLRGVARITDLNDDSLSYPQKSARLQEEFAADSDGAFLNICDLNGNTYYMDGRVVSVADRHWYKTALEGNYFISEPYLSPDTGKIHVVFSLPLYNKDDEISGVICAGLQGLILSEDIKDILIGKTGYCYMLSKDGTIIAHRDNELVSGFINYQKLAENDAELRSVAEFQKKALEEKDPGAGYYTLDGEKNIAAYAKMARSGWTVVIRAPVNEFLISLNTLTNAIIMSVILILLVTIIIAFIIATKMVGPVKTAVNVLRDIAQGEGDLTVQLPLIGNDEVTQLSEYFNETIEKIRLSIKSVDLNAGTMQSIGEELAGNMTETASAVNQISANVEGIKQQAITQAASVGQTSATVEEIINTIKKLDDRIELQAASVARSSASVEEMVANIGSITQTLEKSDDAIKNLATATADGKDTVLNSNTITQKIAEESGSLLEASSVIQHIASQTNLLAMNAAIEAAHAGEAGKGFAVVADEIRKLAEDSAAQGKTITAVLKTFSNEIEVLSSSSKTVEEKFNIIFSLSEEVKTMSNSLTEAMREQENGSKEVLTAIRDINAVTVEVKEGSAEMLKGGEQTAEEMQKLDGLTRVITDGMNEMAAGVIEINNAVQEVNEITQKNKISIENLADEVKKFKI; this is translated from the coding sequence ATGAAAAATAAAAAACATTTCTCAATACGGAAAAAATTATTGATTGTTTTCGGGTTATTGATTATGTTGGGCGGAGTTATACAGGGCTCCATATCATGGTATACTTTTAGAAAGGCAATGATTAGAGATGCCGAAGAGAGGTTAACGGACAAGGCTGCCGATATTGCAGCTCTTGTCGAAAGCGTAATAGATGTAGATTTTGAGTATTTAAGAGGCGTCGCTCGTATTACCGATTTAAATGACGACAGTTTGTCATACCCTCAAAAATCCGCACGTCTGCAAGAAGAATTCGCTGCAGACAGCGACGGTGCTTTTTTAAATATATGCGATTTAAACGGCAATACGTATTATATGGACGGCAGAGTAGTTTCGGTTGCAGACAGACATTGGTATAAGACGGCTCTTGAAGGAAACTATTTTATTTCGGAACCATATCTTTCTCCTGACACCGGTAAGATTCACGTAGTTTTTTCTTTACCGCTTTATAACAAAGACGATGAGATTTCCGGGGTTATATGTGCGGGGCTTCAAGGACTTATTTTGTCGGAAGATATTAAAGATATTCTTATCGGTAAAACAGGTTACTGTTATATGCTGAGTAAAGACGGTACCATTATTGCTCATAGAGATAACGAGCTTGTTTCCGGTTTTATCAATTATCAAAAACTTGCGGAAAATGATGCCGAATTGCGATCCGTAGCGGAATTTCAAAAGAAGGCTTTGGAAGAAAAAGATCCGGGAGCCGGTTATTATACGCTTGACGGAGAAAAAAATATTGCTGCTTATGCAAAAATGGCAAGAAGCGGATGGACTGTTGTTATACGGGCTCCGGTAAACGAATTCTTAATTTCACTGAATACGCTGACCAATGCAATCATAATGTCCGTTATCTTAATACTGCTTGTAACAATAATTATTGCGTTTATTATTGCTACAAAAATGGTAGGTCCTGTGAAGACTGCCGTGAATGTTCTTAGGGATATTGCTCAAGGCGAAGGAGACCTAACCGTTCAGCTTCCTCTTATTGGAAACGATGAGGTTACGCAGCTTTCGGAATATTTTAACGAAACAATCGAAAAAATACGTCTGTCTATCAAATCCGTTGATTTAAATGCCGGAACAATGCAGAGCATAGGTGAAGAGCTTGCAGGCAACATGACGGAGACTGCAAGTGCAGTAAACCAAATAAGTGCAAATGTTGAAGGTATTAAGCAGCAAGCTATTACGCAGGCAGCGAGCGTCGGTCAGACATCGGCAACCGTCGAAGAAATTATCAATACGATAAAAAAACTTGATGATAGAATAGAACTTCAGGCAGCAAGTGTCGCCCGTTCTTCTGCTTCGGTGGAAGAGATGGTTGCAAACATCGGCTCAATTACTCAAACTCTTGAAAAAAGCGACGATGCCATCAAAAATCTCGCAACTGCAACCGCAGACGGAAAAGATACAGTGTTAAACTCGAATACGATTACGCAAAAAATAGCCGAAGAATCGGGCAGCCTTTTGGAAGCTTCAAGTGTTATTCAGCACATTGCAAGCCAGACAAACCTCCTAGCGATGAATGCCGCAATCGAAGCCGCCCATGCAGGTGAAGCCGGAAAAGGTTTTGCAGTCGTCGCCGATGAAATAAGAAAACTTGCGGAAGACTCCGCTGCTCAAGGTAAGACCATTACCGCCGTATTAAAAACTTTTAGCAACGAAATTGAAGTTTTATCGTCTTCTTCCAAAACCGTTGAAGAAAAGTTTAATATCATCTTCTCGCTTTCCGAAGAAGTAAAGACGATGAGTAATAGTTTAACCGAAGCGATGAGGGAACAGGAAAACGGCAGTAAAGAAGTGCTTACCGCTATCCGCGACATCAATGCCGTAACGGTAGAAGTAAAAGAAGGTTCTGCCGAAATGTTAAAAGGCGGAGAGCAAACAGCCGAAGAAATGCAAAAGCTGGACGGCCTTACACGGGTTATTACCGACGGAATGAACGAAATGGCTGCGGGCGTTATCGAGATAAACAATGCTGTACAGGAAGTAAACGAGATTACTCAAAAAAATAAGATAAGCATTGAAAACCTGGCAGATGAGGTTAAAAAGTTTAAGATTTAA
- the rdgB gene encoding RdgB/HAM1 family non-canonical purine NTP pyrophosphatase — MKIYLASGNVNKKREVQELLPSHKIVLPKDESIEFDPEETGSTFFENAMIKAKALYDIVEAPVLADDSGLCVDFLNGAPGIHSARYGSPDGEHVSAEAGINKVLAELKGVKDRSARFACCMVFLLDENRFYSVQETCEGYITESPSGSGGFGYDPIFFVEKFGKTFAELTSEQKNSISHRGRALFSISKFIESF; from the coding sequence ATGAAAATATATCTGGCATCGGGAAATGTAAACAAAAAAAGGGAAGTGCAGGAGCTTCTTCCGTCTCATAAAATTGTACTGCCTAAAGATGAGAGCATAGAATTTGATCCTGAAGAAACGGGAAGTACTTTTTTTGAAAATGCTATGATAAAGGCAAAGGCTCTTTACGATATTGTAGAAGCTCCGGTTCTTGCAGATGATTCCGGTCTCTGTGTCGACTTTTTAAATGGAGCTCCCGGTATTCATTCCGCCCGCTACGGTTCCCCTGACGGAGAACATGTTTCGGCTGAGGCCGGTATTAACAAGGTGCTTGCAGAATTAAAAGGGGTAAAAGACCGCAGTGCCCGTTTTGCTTGTTGTATGGTTTTTCTTTTGGATGAAAACCGTTTTTATTCGGTGCAGGAAACATGTGAGGGGTATATAACCGAATCTCCCTCAGGCTCGGGCGGCTTCGGCTACGATCCCATATTCTTTGTAGAAAAGTTTGGCAAAACATTTGCCGAACTGACTTCTGAACAAAAAAATTCCATTTCTCATAGGGGCAGGGCTCTTTTTTCAATTTCAAAATTTATAGAAAGTTTTTAA
- a CDS encoding formylglycine-generating enzyme family protein — protein sequence MKNTNSKLKTKVLNRAVSITALLLLAGLLLTGCPTGQGKSGGGESSEVTPNTPVDKTYTVGSVEFTMKGIAAVNAQLGHNDYSINQPHTVSLSAYLIGETEVTQELWQAVMGNNPSHFDGSSGREPAVGETQGKRPVENVNWYQAIAFCNKLSIKLNLEPCYTVNVGGNPVDFAALSFDQIPDSNNADWDKAELDINKKGFRLPTEAEWEWAAKGGTDDKWAGTNTEAELKNYAWYGSNSGSKTHEVKKKDPNGYGLYDMSGNVWEWLWDWYDALPASPGADYAGPASGSIRVTRGGSWRSSAYSCTVGSRNIGSPVGRGNYLGFRLACRP from the coding sequence ATGAAAAACACTAATTCCAAACTGAAGACTAAGGTCTTAAATCGGGCAGTATCTATTACTGCATTGTTGTTGTTGGCGGGGCTCTTATTGACCGGTTGTCCTACAGGTCAGGGAAAATCCGGCGGAGGTGAATCTTCTGAAGTAACTCCTAATACTCCTGTTGATAAGACATATACTGTAGGTTCAGTCGAATTTACCATGAAAGGAATAGCTGCCGTGAATGCCCAGTTGGGACATAATGATTACTCTATTAACCAGCCGCATACCGTAAGTTTAAGTGCCTATCTTATAGGGGAGACAGAAGTAACGCAGGAGCTGTGGCAGGCAGTGATGGGCAATAATCCCAGCCATTTTGATGGAAGCTCCGGCAGAGAACCTGCTGTAGGCGAAACACAGGGAAAGCGTCCTGTAGAAAATGTAAACTGGTATCAAGCAATAGCTTTTTGTAATAAACTCAGTATAAAACTAAATCTTGAACCCTGCTATACGGTAAATGTTGGAGGAAACCCCGTTGATTTTGCTGCTCTTAGCTTTGATCAAATTCCTGACAGTAATAATGCAGATTGGGATAAGGCAGAGCTAGATATAAATAAAAAGGGCTTTAGACTTCCAACGGAGGCGGAATGGGAATGGGCAGCCAAGGGAGGGACTGATGATAAATGGGCAGGAACAAATACCGAGGCTGAACTTAAAAACTATGCTTGGTACGGTTCAAACAGCGGATCTAAAACCCATGAGGTAAAGAAGAAGGATCCTAACGGTTACGGTTTATATGACATGTCGGGAAATGTGTGGGAATGGTTGTGGGATTGGTATGACGCTTTGCCGGCTTCGCCGGGAGCGGACTATGCAGGGCCCGCGTCAGGCTCTATCCGTGTTACTCGCGGCGGTAGCTGGCGCAGCAGCGCGTACAGCTGCACTGTGGGCTCACGGAACATCGGCAGTCCTGTCGGCAGGGGCAACTATCTTGGCTTCCGCTTGGCTTGTCGGCCTTGA